The genomic window AGAAAAAGAAATGGGTGGCAAAGATATTAATTTTGCTGACTACAAGGGCAAAGTCCTATTGATCGTAAATACTGCTTCTAAGTGTGGACTAGCTCCGCAGCTTGAAGGCATTGAAACCTTATATGAACGTTATCATGATAAAGGCTTGGAAGTTATTGGCTTGCCATCTAATCAGTTCCACCAAGAATATTCTGACGAGCAGGAAACGAATGATTTTTGTCAGATTCACTATGGCGTGACATTCCCAATGACGACTAAGATCTTGGTCAACGGCAAGGGTGAGGACCCATTGTTCACGTATCTTAAAGACACTGCTGGTCACGGTCGTATCAAATGGAACTTCACCAAGTTCTTAATTGCAAAGGACGGTTCAATGATCGATCGTTACGCACCATTGACGAATCCAAAGGCAATCGAACCAGATATTATTGCAGCGTTGAAAGCATAGAAAAAGCAGTTAATTCGTTTTATTGAATTAACTGCTTTTTGTTATTTTTGATCAACTTGGTCGTTATCAATCAAACCGAATAATAGAATTGCGATACCAATTAGTAGGGCAATTACAAAGTAGAAGAAAATCATGGTGATGCTGACTTTTAGACCTAATGACAGTCCAACCAAGTAAGGTCCGATGGTTGCACCGATTCGTCCAATTGCTTGTGTGAAACCAATTCCAGTTCCACGGTGTGAAATAGGATACTGTGTTGGTGTCAAAGCAATCATGATTCCCCATGCACCTAGAGTGAAGAAGGAAAGTAAGATACTACCGAAAATAACCATGGCATTTGAAGAAGCTGTACCGAATATGAAGGCACCAATTAAAGTTCCGACTAAATAAATTGCCAGAACCTTTTTACGACTGATCTTATCCATTAAGTAAGCTGCCAAGAAGTAACCAGGCAATTGTGCAAAACTGGTTAGTAAAGTGTATCCAAAACTATGGAACATATTGAATCCTTTAGTCATCAGAACACTAGGTAACCACAAGAATAGGCCGTAGTAAACGAACATGATGATGAACCATAACAGGCTCAAGCAAATTGTGGCACGTCGATGTTCTGGCGACCAGATTTGCGAAATCGAAGCTTTAATATTTGTTTTAGTATTTTTAACATTAGTTTCTTCCGGTAAATGACGACGTAAAACCAATGTGTAAATTGCCATCAATGAAGTAATGATGACAGTTGGACGCCAACCGTAAAGTGGCATGAATAAGAATGCCAACAGTGAAGCGAAGATCCAACCAACTGCCCAAAAACTGTCAACTAAGATCAACATTTTTGAACGGCGGTCCCCTGAAAATGAATCAGCAATGATCGTTGCAGCAACAGGTAATTCCCCACCTAAACCTAGACCTGTGATGAAACGAATGATCATGAATTGGTAAATGTCTTGAGTAAATGCCAATCCCAAGTTACTGATCGTAAAAATTAATAGCGTGAGCATAATAATGTTCTTTTTACCGTGTCGGTCAGCTAAATAACCGAACCAGATGGCACCAACCATCATACCAACAGTAGTAATAGCACCAACGGAACCTAATAGTCCCGGTGTTAGAGCCCATTCCTTTTTGATCAACGGCATGATAAATGACAGTAAAGCCACATCTGCTGCATCAAAAAGCCATGCGGTCCCTAAGACCATTAACAATTTGATTCCAGTATTTTTCTGGACTGTTTCCAAAATTTTATCCCCCAAATTTATATTTTATATTTATTAAATTATTAAAGGTACAATTTACCTTTATTAATCTAAAAAAAGACTATCACTAGTCTTTTCGAGGGTCAAGAATTTGCTTTAATTTATACAATTTTGCAGGACGACCGCTTTTTCCATGTTTTATTCCGACTTCGGTGAATAGATGGGAGTGGGTCTTGCGAAAGTTCGAATTGTCGATTTCCGTCAGCGATTGCTTCTGGAAAATTGCATAGACTTCACGGGCTTGTTTCAAGGTAAAACTGGTACCCAGAATCAATAGAATCGTAGGTAAGTAGTCGAGTCGGTTAGTCACGCGATTAAAGGC from Companilactobacillus sp. includes these protein-coding regions:
- a CDS encoding glutathione peroxidase, whose protein sequence is MATIYDFSEKEMGGKDINFADYKGKVLLIVNTASKCGLAPQLEGIETLYERYHDKGLEVIGLPSNQFHQEYSDEQETNDFCQIHYGVTFPMTTKILVNGKGEDPLFTYLKDTAGHGRIKWNFTKFLIAKDGSMIDRYAPLTNPKAIEPDIIAALKA
- a CDS encoding MFS transporter, with the translated sequence MVLGTAWLFDAADVALLSFIMPLIKKEWALTPGLLGSVGAITTVGMMVGAIWFGYLADRHGKKNIIMLTLLIFTISNLGLAFTQDIYQFMIIRFITGLGLGGELPVAATIIADSFSGDRRSKMLILVDSFWAVGWIFASLLAFLFMPLYGWRPTVIITSLMAIYTLVLRRHLPEETNVKNTKTNIKASISQIWSPEHRRATICLSLLWFIIMFVYYGLFLWLPSVLMTKGFNMFHSFGYTLLTSFAQLPGYFLAAYLMDKISRKKVLAIYLVGTLIGAFIFGTASSNAMVIFGSILLSFFTLGAWGIMIALTPTQYPISHRGTGIGFTQAIGRIGATIGPYLVGLSLGLKVSITMIFFYFVIALLIGIAILLFGLIDNDQVDQK